Proteins found in one Anopheles aquasalis chromosome 3, idAnoAquaMG_Q_19, whole genome shotgun sequence genomic segment:
- the LOC126575610 gene encoding uncharacterized protein LOC126575610 yields the protein MIGQLIKRQVTTSPRYLFCTVPCRSIKVDSTTKLGFPCTYSEEETKKILNTLNEQDVEELYKYNISKYRLKKIEGWRKKFGGFLSLEQVLELDGFGVTVLRKFYDSIVHGPKADAVVAPKVKEVKFTTPALAAQVAGRVTSCVSLYVGLDYVTWARFKVTKDQPTALTGWNSYNISDRKLHLAELIRNVTHINQLIPEADVYVVENPPVAQATAMGSAVQTNINVQRSQLIGMLMLMLANRPTSFIQPHQQTNGDGESGGLDGEGVPPSTGSNVFFLKQYLSARLFGIFVGNERVSAEEVVRSLMDREIGPNEDDNLQLVQSRLAIPVGLRIIYDENDRAEREFLGQSLLLGLTFLRLCVFKCEDSLKLFRR from the exons ATGATTGGACAACTCATTAAGCGCCAGGTTACGACCAGCCCCCGGTACCTGTTTTGCACCGTACCATGCCGGTCAATCAAGGTGGACAGCACCACGAAACTCGGCTTTCCGTGCACCTACAGCgaggaggaaacgaaaaagatcCTTAACACACTCAACGAACAGGATGTTGAAGAACTGTACAA GTACAACATCTCCAAGTACCGGCTGAAAAAGATCGAAGGATGGCGCAAAAAGTTCGGTGGCTTTCTGTCACTCGAACAGGTGCTGGAACTGGACGGGTTCGGTGTAACGGTACTGCGCAAGTTCTACGACTCCATCGTCCACGGCCCGAAAGCGGatgcggtggtggcaccgaAAGTGAAGGAAGTCAAGTTCACCACCCCGGCACTGGCAGCGCAGGTAGCTGGCCGTGTCACGAGCTGTGTTTCGCTGTACGTTGGGCTGGACTACGTTACCTGGGCACGGTTCAAGGTGACCAAGGACCAACCGACAGCACTGACCGGCTGGAACAGCTACAACATCTCCGACCGGAAGCTACACCTGGCCGAACTGATCCGGAACGTGACACACATTAACCAGTTAATACCGGAGGCGGATGTGTACGTCGTGGAGAATCCGCCCGTAGCACAAGCCACAGCCATGGGATCGGCAGTACAGACTAACATCAACGTGCAACGATCGCAACTGATCGGtatgttgatgctgatgctagCAAATCGCCCTACGAGCTTCATCCAACCCCACCAGCAGACGAACGGTGATGGCGAGTCCGGTGGGCTAGATGGCGAGGGAgtaccaccatcaaccgggAGCAACGTGTTTTTCCTGAAGCAGTACCTATCCGCACGATTGTTTGGAATTTTCGTTGGCAATGAGCGCGTTTCGGCGGAGGAAGTCGTACGATCGCTAATGGATCGTGAGATTGGGCCGAACGAAGACGATAACCTCCAGTTGGTGCAATCCCGGCTTGCCATACCGGTCGGTCTGCGAATCATCTACGACGAGAACGATCGTGCCGAGCGAGAGTTTCTCGGACAATCGCTTCTGCTTGGGTTAACCTTTCTGCGGCTGTGTGTCTTCAAGTGTGAGGACAGTTTAAAGTTGTTCCGCCGATAA
- the LOC126575608 gene encoding uncharacterized protein LOC126575608 isoform X1, translated as MANFNWMPNEILELIFENLDFRTRRNLTLVCRRWNDVLLSKRFLGRHALLAVDGNRPIDPKQPVPRRCYPNVRLRFDTPPQGNYSEQQQLKALRTVLSTCVPAPIYCRLHTQTNGNTRWSTPFTEQLLNYGTLKTFHVLGSCKTDHRALPIALRMDELRTLKVEVTDVDGLYLLVAPKLTELHLWARSEQHLKLVRQYCAQLLTLRVYFDAKESFCFYSLDLSNLRSLAIDRRLKGMTKSEQNVSIAFFRRLVHLQTLELTVKFIDSYVLHTMCAKLTQLKQLSLQVSEGTVELVHIAKLVGLQRLRVVAPRVNLQNVALPALCTLELGSAELGAGTYLEGIDCLMAFTRLRSLTLRNVKIYPEVLQLTPTYAVERMVFSDYRRLEETHLLILVKRFPALRWLWINRCHGLYHREIYKLKRMQPKLRVAFDEARSDRL; from the exons ATGGCGAATTTCAACTGGATGCCCAATGAG ATCCTGGAGCTAATATTCGAAAATCTGGACTTCCGTACGCGCCGTAACCTGACACTCGTTTGTCGCCGCTGGAACGATGTGCTCCTGTCCAAACGGTTCCTGGGGCGTCATGCGCTGTTGGCGGTCGATGGGAAccgtccgatcgatccgaagcAACCGGTGCCGCGGCGATGCTATCCGAACGTGAGGCTACGTTTCGACACACCGCCGCAGGGCAATTATagtgagcagcaacagctgaaaGCGTTACGCACTGTCCTCTCGACATGTGTTCCGGCACCCATCTACTGTCGGCTCCATACCCAAACGAACGGAAATACTCGCTGGAGCACACCATTTACCGAACAGTTGCTGAATTATGGCACGTTGAAAACATTCCACGTGCTAGGGAGCTGTAAAACCGATCACCGTGCATTGCCAATCGCATTACGTATGGATGAGCTGCGTACGCTGAAAGTGGAGGTAACGGATGTGGATGGTTTATATCTGCTGGTGGCTCCCAAACTTACCGAGCTGCATTTGTGGGCCAGGTCGGAGCAGCATCTGAAACTGGTGCGGCAGTACTGCGCCCAACTGCTGACGCTCCGTGTCTACTTCGATGCGAAGGAAAGCTTCTGTTTCTACAGTCTCGATCTCAGCAACCTGCGATCGCTGGCTATCGACCGTCGGCTGAAGGGGATGACCAAGAGCGAACAGAACGTCAGCATTGCCTTCTTCCGGAGGCTCGTCCACCTGCAAACGCTCGAGCTGACCGTAAAGTTCATCGATAGCTACGTACTGCACACGATGTGTGCGAAGCTCACGCAACTGAAGCAGCTATCGCTGCAAGTGTCCGAGGGTACGGTTGAGCTGGTGCACATAGCCAAACTGGTCGGTCTACAGCGATTGCGGGTGGTGGCGCCGAGGGTTAATCTGCAAAATGTTGCGCTGCCAGCGTTGTGCACTCTGGAACTTGGTTCCGCCGAGCTCGGCGCCGGTACGTACCTCGAGGGAATCGATTGTTTAATGGCCTTCACACGTTTGCGGTCTCTTACGCTAAGGAATGTTAAGATCTACCCCGAAGTGCTGCAGCTCACACCGACCTATGCCGTAGAACGGATGGTGTTCTCCGATTATCGCAGG CTAGAAGAGACACATCTTCTGATCTTGGTGAAACGATTTCCTGCCCTACGTTGGCTGTGGATCAACCGTTGCCATGGGCTGTATCATCGGGAGATCTATAAACTGAAACGAATGCAACCGAAGCTGCGCGTTGCGTTCGATGAGGCAAGAAGTGATCGTCTTTAA
- the LOC126575608 gene encoding uncharacterized protein LOC126575608 isoform X2 yields the protein MANFNWMPNEILELIFENLDFRTRRNLTLVCRRWNDVLLSKRFLGRHALLAVDGNRPIDPKQPVPRRCYPNVRLRFDTPPQGNYSEQQQLKALRTVLSTCVPAPIYCRLHTQTNGNTRWSTPFTEQLLNYGTLKTFHVLGSCKTDHRALPIALRMDELRTLKVEVTDVDGLYLLVAPKLTELHLWARSEQHLKLVRQYCAQLLTLRVYFDAKESFCFYSLDLSNLRSLAIDRRLKGMTKSEQNVSIAFFRRLVHLQTLELTVKFIDSYVLHTMCAKLTQLKQLSLQVSEGTVELVHIAKLVGLQRLRVVAPRVNLQNVALPALCTLELGSAELGAGTYLEGIDCLMAFTRLRSLTLRNVKIYPEVLQLTPTYAVERMVFSDYRRKRHIF from the exons ATGGCGAATTTCAACTGGATGCCCAATGAG ATCCTGGAGCTAATATTCGAAAATCTGGACTTCCGTACGCGCCGTAACCTGACACTCGTTTGTCGCCGCTGGAACGATGTGCTCCTGTCCAAACGGTTCCTGGGGCGTCATGCGCTGTTGGCGGTCGATGGGAAccgtccgatcgatccgaagcAACCGGTGCCGCGGCGATGCTATCCGAACGTGAGGCTACGTTTCGACACACCGCCGCAGGGCAATTATagtgagcagcaacagctgaaaGCGTTACGCACTGTCCTCTCGACATGTGTTCCGGCACCCATCTACTGTCGGCTCCATACCCAAACGAACGGAAATACTCGCTGGAGCACACCATTTACCGAACAGTTGCTGAATTATGGCACGTTGAAAACATTCCACGTGCTAGGGAGCTGTAAAACCGATCACCGTGCATTGCCAATCGCATTACGTATGGATGAGCTGCGTACGCTGAAAGTGGAGGTAACGGATGTGGATGGTTTATATCTGCTGGTGGCTCCCAAACTTACCGAGCTGCATTTGTGGGCCAGGTCGGAGCAGCATCTGAAACTGGTGCGGCAGTACTGCGCCCAACTGCTGACGCTCCGTGTCTACTTCGATGCGAAGGAAAGCTTCTGTTTCTACAGTCTCGATCTCAGCAACCTGCGATCGCTGGCTATCGACCGTCGGCTGAAGGGGATGACCAAGAGCGAACAGAACGTCAGCATTGCCTTCTTCCGGAGGCTCGTCCACCTGCAAACGCTCGAGCTGACCGTAAAGTTCATCGATAGCTACGTACTGCACACGATGTGTGCGAAGCTCACGCAACTGAAGCAGCTATCGCTGCAAGTGTCCGAGGGTACGGTTGAGCTGGTGCACATAGCCAAACTGGTCGGTCTACAGCGATTGCGGGTGGTGGCGCCGAGGGTTAATCTGCAAAATGTTGCGCTGCCAGCGTTGTGCACTCTGGAACTTGGTTCCGCCGAGCTCGGCGCCGGTACGTACCTCGAGGGAATCGATTGTTTAATGGCCTTCACACGTTTGCGGTCTCTTACGCTAAGGAATGTTAAGATCTACCCCGAAGTGCTGCAGCTCACACCGACCTATGCCGTAGAACGGATGGTGTTCTCCGATTATCGCAGG AAGAGACACATCTTCTGA
- the LOC126575596 gene encoding LOW QUALITY PROTEIN: kinetochore-associated protein 1 (The sequence of the model RefSeq protein was modified relative to this genomic sequence to represent the inferred CDS: substituted 1 base at 1 genomic stop codon), giving the protein MWSCLEPVSTIDESIVGEFCTNGLLRIKSEKTVIKTPNISGILQNGRLIISIDNALILYPDEKRCNDGNFLEVTHSVEAIAVSTSGNIVVSGLFDGTILVLHISGITLFSLXAPQSSDPSELPDTADEEGGVTFAGISDEGNGSYLIQAARGSLYRVTVDEAMIAHQLATISPEQQDSLAGLLPNCASCDRLVGRRFKEAINCFIPMRQAELFASPLIAAANNEMVYFIRDESLERVMLKPEYGGVKKMYSLMNLNFALTNNGQIFEICPFTKLTSELPYTFRIDDLVILEASLDVIEMLIITKADTEGRKLMKIVNFPSMELKQEMEMSENTWLVQQPKNSANIYYIVGHSHREPVVQEIELKILSETDPSQRLVKLIKIGRLDEAEMFACQFELDVQLVHQARAKALLGELSTSGDIETTFAKLMAALANVNDHAFLVNIRDAPICDRNMKKRFLQFLLTKLTATEGPEMESIIEINERMLRIETLKLIDPNNIDQDWQQFVYHDNLPQLCTELFQKDMDAACLIWSRHIACILPQLDEVKVSALLGRIPKETSPLHLVQWLLHFVSPILHHHPQMMHLLVEYIIEKTKSFQKLATWPMVGLTFIEDVIKILEDVQFPLIDLRLQYNSNMDELQRLASALRDLVTLKQQFNLQASLDCYMQEDIESTAVRLLQITPLNLLGRIVTEFLCKFFVGKESSLYEQIVRYIRFLLANQYSSFWDQRCITLVELLYDEQQQMETVLAILNAAPVPWSPTIASLMKYAACDHPIAEEIVMAQNSQTIKCLQMKYGWSVKAPYNPRLLVQRVLKLHTPEMLTDIETIVRITPTLAFSTDLNVITKLAEAGEGIVAARYLDGLEETRKAACCQSAIGMMIRMVDAGAIPNTLAMAYLETLQMLKYRADPEQQKAIQQIVHIMQLRNEFGLTVNPQALADTTSRKELLLSGIRFILSKIQHKPDQFLDLLIGSVRRLSSYLGYNLLDSLYEVMLMLDDVHMSCLLAAQLPELTDLRQTGAFQPIHRIVSLLLAQQIHLLHDARSSSWIEDPLTFPICRELLYQSASECTKDAQIRLELLRWIHIGVRFYPMGVLELALQKRTVVPDPILTNIYEKLANETDRPNGLTAINGNGYPVGKGKRESLSTFDVVNEGFDHITVPQIQQVQEQETINRCIGLALQLVLCRLKPKNVTSPDNRTTFGPLLRLMDGPLLEETMVAGVFQTSLDHLIRAKQYPPVVALVHLLMSYQHTVGLMMPIPYVESVYRKAIKYMLSQKEANFSSAIMTLFTCQNREACLEYLRNNLINESQRVALHALLEFYYFTIGQEAKSVEERKERQRYTLFHELCRLDPSLKAKKSFVFHSQADLMKELKHKVIGVDLLRKMSDAFNWEYQQMLVSQILTFFGQQEPSFTVQTDTYGREKVIILDKPEAMMARLSPYLAEVENAVMLCSKLTKYMEHANGYFYEQFFCIFDILAQFGDVSDEIRMCRNILMFMKEHLTGRRRQRPGQLEQEAWMREHPDGDMLPEIAKYRYPFMLIVRQPLKLLLKEEIAIDNYQKLLLLVEMKSALEGFDCNEMNDNFCKSAVVNSINEYKIQNKEMTLANNDWHRQAKNKAFLQSILRIVDSIKDLSSRLLILYYITCNASDGDDQVNAAYACYQFARKHEAELANIPEAKEKLEKIFRKYPMLKTQQLLQQNGVTEEKQFQLVRNPHELIMALYSDSCFQQVKVNELVSVIGELYELDIEAIQMQLLQKWLTIFGGTSAENSTGMLEETLYDDHNMSDASQEDEEGVHDYMKRAYYILNSWERSKSVEFLVAQLNTSTDGVSSDVGKQLHIYACFSKLVDDQCNPYQTFFTQQRYVALKCVHLLKSLGLGNLSIAKFEETDKMALLKMLWQSHATNPKGLEVIALICIGYNIYLPQIWNGILKQMARLGMVANLRALIDIVTAKRQLFGLEGYRMAWELLIKEPFRSASREQSLAEDAMLARSLVMMQRCPISFRLNLLEIADVCVNVNRVNMAAVLIGFADSEQRESLKKLIANNVVPNLKDQIQELEEFGLVTTVTKAVCSELTLHGVPLQNGTSKRRTH; this is encoded by the exons ATGTGGTCCTGCCTTGAGCCCGTGTCCACCATCGACGAGTCGATCGTGGGAGAGTTCTGCACGAATGGTTTGCTGCgaataaaaagtgaaaaaacc GTTATCAAGACGCCCAACATCAGCGGCATTCTGCAAAACGGACGGCTGATCATATCGATCGACAATGCGCTGATCCTGTATCCGGACGAAAAACGGTGCAACGATGGCAACTTCCTCGAAGTTACCCACTCCGTGGAAGCGATCGCCGTGTCCACGAGCGGCAACATCGTCGTTAGTGGCCTGTTCGATGGCACAATTCTGGTCCTGCACATCAGTGGCATCACCTTGTTCTCATTGTAAGCTCCACAATCGTCTGATCCTTCCGAATTGCC CGATACGGCGGACGAGGAAGGCGGGGTAACGTTTGCCGGGATCTCCGATGAGGGCAATGGCAGCTACCTGATCCAAGCAGCCCGTGGCTCACTGTACCGGGTAACGGTGGATGAGGCAATGATCGCCCATCAACTTGCGACCATCAGCCCGGAGCAGCAGGACTCGTTGGCCGGTCTGTTGCCGAACTGTGCGAGCTGCGATCGATTGGTGGGTAGGCGATTCAAGGAAGCAATCAATTGCTTCATTCCGATGCGCCAAGCGGAACTGTTTGCTTCGCCACTGATCGCAGCCGCTAACAACGAGATGGTGTACTTCATTCGAGATGAAAGCCTCGAAAGGGTAATGCTCAAGCCGGAGTATGGTGGTGTGAAGAAGATGTACTCCCTGATGAATTTGAA CTTTGCTCTTACCAATAATGGACAAATCTTTGAAATATGTCCCTTCACGAAGCTCACCTCTGAGCTACCGTACACGTTTCGCATCGATGATCTGGTCATTTTGGAGGCCTCGTTGGATGTAATTGAAATGCTGATCATCACCAAGGCCGACACTGAGGGCCGTAAATTGATGAAGATCGTCAACTTTCCTT cCATGGAGTTGAAGCAGGAGATGGAAATGTCCGAAAACACCTGGTTGGTACAGCAACCGAAGAATTCGGCCAACATCTACTACATCGTCGGCCATTCGCATAGGGAACCGGTGGTGCAGGAGATCGAGCTGAAGATACTGTCCGAAACCGATCCATCGCAGCGGCTGGTGAAGCTGATCAAGATCGGTCGACTGGACGAGGCGGAAATGTTCGCCTGCCAGTTCGAGCTCGATGTGCAGCTGGTTCATCAGGCCCGCGCTAAGGCGCTCCTGGGTGAGCTCTCTACATCCGGCGACATCGAGACGACGTTCGCAAAGCTGATGGCCGCTCTGGCCAACGTTAACGATCACGCCTTTCTGGTCAACATACGCGATGCACCGATCTGTGATAGGAACATGAAGAAACGGTTTCTTCAATTTCTTCTCACCAAACTCACTGCAACGGAG GGCccggaaatggaatcgataATCGAGATCAACGAGAGAATGCTGCGCATCGAAACGCTGAAGTTGATCGACCCAAATAATATCGATCAAGACTGGCAGCAGTTCGTGTATCACGACAATCTGCCCCAGCTGTGTACCGAGCTCTTCCAAAAGGACATGGATGCGGCCTGTCTCATCTGGTCACGCCACATCGCCTGCATCCTGCCGCAGTTGGATGAGGTTAAGGTTTCGGCCCTTCTGGGGCGCATCCCGAAGGAAACATCGCCCCTGCACCTCGTCCAGTGGTTGCTGCACTTTGTCAGCCCGATACTGCACCATCACCCGCAGATGATGCATCTGCTGGTGGAGTACATCATCGAGAAGACGAAATCCTTTCAAAAGCTGGCCACCTGGCCGATGGTGGGCCTAACGTTCATCGAGGATGTCATTAAAATCCTCGAGGACGTCCAATTCCCGCTGATCGACCTTCGCCTGCagtacaacagcaacatggaCGAGTTGCAGCGGTTGGCGAGCGCTCTGCGGGATCTGGTGACACTGAAGCAACAGTTCAATCTGCAAGCGAGCCTCGACTGCTACATGCAGGAGGACATCGAAAGTACGGCCGTTCGTTTGCTACAGATTACGCCGCTCAATCTGCTCGGTCGCATCGTCACCGAGTTTCTGTGCAAATTTTTCGTCGGTAAAGAGTCCTCCCTGTACGAGCAGATCGTACGGTATATACGGTTTCTGCTGGCAAACCAGTACAGCAGTTTCTGGGATCAACGGTGCATCAcgctggtggagctgctgtacgatgagcagcaacagatggaAACGGTACTGGCCATTCTGAACGCCGCTCCCGTACCGTGGTCACCGACGATCGCTTCTCTGATGAAGTATGCCGCCTGCGATCATCCGATCGCGGAAGAGATCGTTATGGCGCAAAACTCGCAGACCATCAAGTGCCTGCAGATGAAGTATGGCTGGAGCGTAAAGGCACCGTACAATCCTAGGCTACTGGTACAGCGTGTCCTCAAACTGCACACCCCGGAGATGCTCACCGATATCGAGACGATCGTACGGATCACACCGACCCTAGCGTTTTCTACCGATCTCAACGTGATCACAAAACTGGCGGAGGCCGGCGAAGGAATCGTCGCCGCCAGGTATCTGGATGGACTCGAGGAAACACGCAAAGCGGCCTGCTGCCAGAGCGCTATTGGCATGATGATC CGTATGGTGGATGCTGGCGCGATACCAAACACACTAGCGATGGCTTACCTTGAGACACTGCAGATGCTCAAGTACCGAGCCGATCCGGAACAGCAGAAAGCGATCCAGCAAATCGTACACATCATGCAGCTTCGCAACGAGTTCGGGCTCACGGTGAATCCACAGGCCCTAGCGGACACGACCAGTCGAAAGGAATTGTTACTCTCTGGCATACGCTTTATTCTGTCCAAGATTCAGCACAAGCCTGATCAATTTCTCGATCTTCTGATCGGCTCCGTACGTCGGCTTTCGTCCTATCTCGGCTACAATCTACTCGACAGTCTGTACGAAGTCATGCTGATGCTTGATGATGTACACATGAGTTGTCTTCTGGCCGCTCAATTACCTGAACTAACGGATTTACGCCAAACTGGAGCATTCCAGCCGATACACCGTATCGTTTCGCTACTTCTAGCGCAACAAATCCATCTGCTGCACGACGCTAGGTCCTCGAGCTGGATTGAAGATCCGCTCACGTTTCCGATCTGCCGTGAGCTGCTTTACCAGAGTGCAAGCGAATGTACGAAGGATGCGCAGATTCGATTGGAGCTGCTCCGCTGGATACACATCGGTGTGCGCTTCTATCCGATGGGAGTACTCGAACTGGCGCTGCAGAAACGTACCGTTGTGCCGGATCCGATACTAACGAATATCTACGAAAAACTGGCTAACGAAACCGACCGGCCAAACGGACTTACGGCCATCAATGGAAACGGGTATCCAGTGGGCAAGGGTAAACGTGAATCACTGTCCACCTTCGACGTGGTGAACGAAGGCTTTGATCACATCACCGTGCCGCAGATCCAGCAAGTGCAGGAACAGGAAACCATCAATCGGTGCATCGGTTTGGCGCTTCAGCTGGTTCTCTGTCGGTTGAAACCGAAAAACGTAACATCACCAGACAACCGAACAACGTTTGGTCCACTGTTACGCCTCATGGATGGACCGTTGCTGGAAGAAACGATGGTTGCCGGTGTCTTCCAGACATCGCTCGATCACCTCATTCGTGCCAAACAGTAccctccggtggtggcactggtacacctgtTGATGTCGTACCAGCACACTGTTGGGCTGATGATGCCGATACCTTACGTCGAGAGCGTTTACCGCAAGGCAATTAAGTACATGCTGTCTCAGAAGGAAGCAAACTTTAGTA GTGCCATCATGACGCTGTTTACGTGCCAAAACCGCGAAGCCTGCCTCGAGTACTTGCGCAACAATCTGATCAACGAGTCGCAACGAGTCGCTTTGCACGCACTGCTCGAGTTTTACTATTTCACGATCGGCCAAGAGGCGAAATCGGTCGAAGAGCGTAAGGAACGGCAACGGTACACGCTGTTCCATGAGCTCTGCCGGCTCGATCCATCGCTGAAGGCAAAGAAGTCCTTCGTATTCCACTCGCAGGCCGATCTGATGAAGGAGCTGAAGCACAAGGTGATCGGTGTCGACTTGTTGCGCAAGATGAGCGATGCGTTCAACTGGGAGTACCAGCAGATGCTGGTTTCGCAGATACTGACCTTCTTCGGCCAGCAGGAACCCTCGTTCACCGTGCAAACGGATACGTACGGCCGGGAGAAGGTGATCATACTCGACAAACCGGAAGCAATGATGGCCCGGCTGTCCCCGTATCTGGCGGAGGTTGAGAATGCGGTCATGCTCTGCTCGAAGCTGACCAAGTACATGGAACACGCAAACGGGTACTTTTACGAGCAGTTTTTCTGCATCTTCGACATCCTGGCCCAGTTCGGTGATGTCAGCGATGAGATTCGCATGTGCCGCAACATTCTGATGTTTATGAAGGAACATCTGACTGGCCGGCGTAGGCAACGGCCGGGGCAGCTCGAGCAGGAAGCGTGGATGCGTGAGCATCCCGATGGTGATATGCTGCCCGAGATTGCCAAATACCGCTACCCATTCATGCTGATCGTGCGCCAAccgctgaagctgctgctgaaggaggaaATTGCGATCGACAACTaccagaagctgctgctgctggtcgaaaTGAAGTCCGCGCTCGAAGGTTTCGATTGCAACGAGATGAACGACAACTTCTGCAAATCGGCTGTCGTGAATTCGATCAATGAGTACAAGATACAGAACAAGGAAATGACGCTGGCCAACAACGATTGGCATCGGCAGGCCAAGAACAAGGCGTTCCTTCAATCG ATACTGCGCATTGTGGACAGCATCAAGGACCTAAGCTCGCGGCTGTTAATCCTGTACTACATCACGTGCAACGCATCGGACGGTGACGATCAAGTAAACGCTGCCTACGCCTGTTATCAGTTCGCTCGCAAACACGAAGCCGAACTGGCCAATATACCGGAAGCGAAGGAGAAGCTGGAGAAAATCTTCCGCAAATATCCGATGCTGAAGACGCAACAGCTGCTTCAACAGAACGGTGTAACGGAGGAGAAGCAGTTCCAGCTCGTGCGCAATCCTCATGAGCTCATCATGGCACTGTACAGCGACTCGTGCTTCCAGCAGGTGAAAGTCAACGAACTGGTCAGCGTAATCGGTGAGCTGTATGAGCTGGATATTGAGGCCATACAGATGCAGCTACTGCAGAAGTGGCTCACCATATTTGGTGGCACGTCGGCCGAAAATTCGACCGGTATGCTGGAGGAAACGCTGTATGACGATCACAACATGTCCGACGCTAGCcaggaggatgaggaaggtGTGCATGATTATATGAAGCGGGCGTACTACATCCTCAACAGCTGGGAGCGCTCGAAGAGTGTAGAGTTTCTGGTAGCACAGCTTAACACGAGCACCGACGGTGTTTCGTCGGATGTGGGTAAACAGCTGCACATCTACGCATGCTTCAGCAAGCTCGTGGACGACCAGTGCAATCCCTACCAGACGTTCTTTACGCAGCAACGCTACGTGGCGCTCAAGTGTGTACATCTGTTGAAATCGCTTGGTCTGGGCAACCTATCGATCGCCAAATTCGAGGAAACGGACAAGATGGCACTGCTGAAGATGCTGTGGCAATCGCATGCCACCAACCCGAAGGGCCTGGAGGTGATAGCGTTGATTTGTATCGGTTACAACATCTATCTACCGCAAATATGGAATGGCATACTGAAGCAAATGGCACGGCTTGGTATGGTCGCCAACCTGCGAGCACTGATTGACATCGTTACGGCTAAGCGGCAGCTATTCGGTCTGGAAGGATACCGTATGGCCTGGGAGCTACTCATCAAAGAACCGTTCCGCAGTGCTAGCCGTGAGCAGTCGCTGGCGGAGGATGCCATGCTGGCCCGTTCGCTGGTCATGATGCAAAGGTGTCCGATCTCGTTCCGGTTGAATCTACTTGAAATAGCCGACGTGTGCGTCAACGTGAATCGCGTTAATATGGCGGCCGTCTTAATCGGTTTTGCGGACAGTGAACAGAGGGAATCGCTGAAAAAG TTGATAGCCAACAATGTCGTACCCAATCTGAAGGATCAGATTCAGGAGCTCGAAGAGTTCGGTctcgtcaccaccgtcacgaAGGCTGTTTGCAGTGAGCTCACTCTGCACGGTGTGCCCCTTCAAAATGGCACATCCAAGAGACGGACACATTAA